The Chryseobacterium suipulveris genome window below encodes:
- a CDS encoding TetR/AcrR family transcriptional regulator — protein sequence METQEISTEDKILLAASKVFNEKGFSGTRTRDIADEAGINLALLNYYFRSKEKLFEQVMKVKIVLLFGQIIPIVTNQKTSLDEKIDLATEKYFEILSKNPNLPLFIISEIQKKNSDITTYLPIEKVVKDAHIIKQIQERKPDANPFHFLINYLSMTVFPFVARPILNGFNVMNEVEFKTFVNERRKLIPVWIKAMLDS from the coding sequence ATGGAGACCCAAGAAATATCAACCGAAGACAAAATCCTTTTAGCGGCATCCAAAGTCTTTAACGAAAAGGGATTCTCAGGAACAAGGACAAGAGATATTGCTGATGAAGCAGGGATTAACCTCGCTCTTCTCAACTATTATTTTCGAAGCAAAGAAAAACTTTTTGAGCAGGTAATGAAGGTAAAAATCGTTCTTCTCTTCGGGCAGATTATACCGATTGTAACGAATCAAAAAACTTCCTTGGATGAAAAAATAGATTTGGCGACCGAGAAATATTTCGAAATTCTTTCCAAGAATCCAAACCTTCCGTTGTTCATTATCAGCGAAATTCAGAAGAAAAATTCTGATATCACCACTTATCTGCCAATAGAAAAAGTGGTGAAGGACGCCCATATCATTAAACAGATCCAGGAAAGAAAACCCGATGCAAATCCTTTTCACTTTCTGATCAATTATTTAAGTATGACCGTTTTTCCGTTTGTAGCAAGACCAATCTTAAACGGATTCAATGTAATGAACGAAGTAGAGTTCAAAACCTTCGTCAATGAACGTCGTAAATTGATTCCCGTTTGGATTAAAGCAATGCTGGATAGTTAG
- a CDS encoding complex I subunit 4 family protein has product MSYLLLTLLLLPLAGSLLVFAWKNSASKFLALGIALAEMFLTFYMLSGFDFKPTVDGVLQNEINYPWSNFIKSNLHFGIDGMTMLFLLLTNILSALIILSSFNEKPGYRNTFYGLILLMQFGLIGVFTAYDGLLFYIFWEITLIPIWLIAGIWGQENKKIQFTTKFFVYTFVGSLFMLVGLIYVYTHSASFALTDLYNADLNASQQTVVFWFIFFAFAVKLPIFPFHSWQPDTYTYSPTQGSMLLSGIMLKMAVYGLLRYLLPITPVPVLGISGQIVMVLAIIGVVHGALIAVIQNDSKRLVAYSSLSHVGLMTAGIMASAILTVKGNLFIEGAEGALVQAFAHGINVVGLFYACDILYKRFKTRDIRKMGGLARVAPKFAVLFMVILLGSIALPLTNGFVGEFILIKSIFDYSTIAAVIAGTTMIFSSVYLFRFYGKAMFGEGDESILSSVGDLTDVEFSVMASLVVFVILLGVFPQPIIEMVGSSLKFIFTSMMN; this is encoded by the coding sequence ATGTCGTATCTGTTATTAACATTGCTGCTTTTGCCACTCGCAGGTTCGTTGTTGGTATTCGCGTGGAAAAATTCCGCAAGTAAGTTTTTGGCGTTGGGAATCGCACTGGCTGAAATGTTCCTCACTTTTTACATGCTTTCGGGATTTGATTTCAAGCCCACTGTAGATGGAGTTTTGCAGAACGAAATCAATTATCCGTGGTCGAACTTTATCAAGAGTAACCTCCATTTCGGAATCGACGGGATGACGATGCTTTTCCTGTTGCTCACCAATATTTTGTCGGCACTGATTATTCTTTCTTCCTTTAACGAAAAACCTGGCTACAGAAATACTTTCTACGGACTGATTCTGCTGATGCAGTTTGGTTTGATCGGTGTTTTCACGGCGTATGACGGTTTGTTGTTCTATATTTTCTGGGAAATCACTTTGATCCCGATCTGGTTGATCGCGGGAATTTGGGGACAGGAAAACAAGAAAATTCAGTTCACGACCAAGTTCTTTGTTTACACCTTTGTCGGTTCGCTTTTCATGTTGGTCGGATTGATCTATGTTTACACCCATTCTGCTTCGTTTGCACTGACCGATCTTTATAATGCAGATTTGAATGCGTCACAACAAACTGTGGTATTCTGGTTCATCTTCTTCGCGTTTGCAGTGAAGTTACCAATTTTCCCATTCCACTCTTGGCAACCCGACACTTATACTTATTCACCAACACAGGGATCGATGCTGCTTTCAGGAATTATGCTGAAAATGGCGGTGTATGGATTGCTGAGATATTTGTTGCCGATTACTCCGGTTCCGGTTTTAGGAATTTCCGGACAGATTGTGATGGTCCTTGCCATTATCGGAGTTGTACACGGTGCTTTGATTGCAGTTATTCAAAATGATTCAAAACGGCTGGTTGCCTACTCTTCCCTTTCCCACGTTGGATTGATGACTGCGGGAATTATGGCGTCAGCAATTTTGACGGTGAAAGGTAATCTATTCATCGAAGGTGCGGAAGGAGCTTTGGTTCAGGCATTTGCACACGGAATCAACGTGGTGGGACTTTTCTATGCATGTGATATTCTTTATAAAAGATTTAAAACAAGAGATATCCGCAAGATGGGTGGTTTGGCGAGAGTAGCTCCGAAATTTGCCGTTCTATTTATGGTGATTTTGCTCGGTTCTATCGCTTTGCCTTTAACCAATGGTTTTGTGGGAGAATTCATTCTGATTAAATCCATTTTCGATTACAGTACGATTGCTGCGGTGATCGCGGGAACTACGATGATCTTTTCATCAGTTTACCTTTTCAGATTTTACGGAAAAGCGATGTTTGGAGAAGGTGACGAAAGCATCCTTTCTTCCGTCGGAGATTTGACAGATGTGGAGTTTTCGGTAATGGCAAGTTTGGTGGTATTCGTGATCCTGCTTGGAGTTTTCCCGCAACCGATTATCGAAATGGTGGGCTCTTCACTGAAGTTTATCTTCACTTCGATGATGAACTAA
- a CDS encoding TolC family protein, which yields MKKLKYLLMLVFFSVNAQTLTIEEAYSLAKQNYPLIKRNDLIAKTKQYNIENASKGWLPQINVIGQATYQNEVTQLPISLPNMTIEPLSKDQYKVFADVQQTIYDGGMISNQKKMAEINSEIEMQKTEVETDKLEERINQMFFGALQMDEQIQQVELTKTDIENALKKAEAQLKYGVIFRSNVDVLKAQLINLEQKKIELQTVKKSFLDMLSVFIARNLDENTQLQKPERILVENQNNRPELKLFDLQKQALEQQKSIINSKNLPKLGAFAQGGYGKPGFNMLKNEFDVFYIGGIRLNIPITGLYTKKNDLALIDIQQQEIEVQRENFLFNQQFQTLQNNNELDKIQQLIEKDSELITLRESIKKASLAQLENGVITTSDYLREVNELDRAKNQKILHEIQYLLTLYNLKAQLNN from the coding sequence ATGAAAAAACTAAAATATTTGTTGATGTTGGTTTTCTTCTCTGTCAATGCACAAACATTGACCATCGAAGAAGCTTATTCTTTGGCAAAGCAAAATTATCCCCTGATCAAACGCAACGATCTGATTGCAAAAACCAAGCAGTACAACATCGAAAATGCATCAAAGGGTTGGCTTCCGCAGATTAATGTTATTGGACAGGCAACTTATCAGAATGAAGTAACTCAACTTCCCATCTCGCTGCCAAATATGACGATAGAACCTTTAAGCAAAGACCAATACAAAGTATTTGCTGATGTCCAGCAAACCATTTATGATGGCGGAATGATTTCAAACCAAAAGAAAATGGCCGAAATCAATTCAGAAATCGAAATGCAGAAAACTGAAGTGGAAACCGATAAACTGGAAGAACGAATCAATCAAATGTTTTTCGGAGCACTTCAAATGGATGAACAGATTCAACAGGTGGAACTCACAAAAACTGATATTGAAAATGCCTTGAAAAAAGCGGAAGCTCAACTGAAATACGGCGTTATTTTTCGAAGTAATGTAGATGTTTTGAAAGCCCAACTTATCAATCTGGAACAGAAAAAAATTGAACTTCAAACCGTAAAGAAAAGTTTTCTGGATATGCTTTCGGTCTTCATCGCGAGAAACCTTGATGAAAACACTCAACTTCAGAAACCAGAAAGAATTTTAGTCGAAAATCAAAATAACCGTCCGGAACTGAAACTGTTCGATCTACAGAAACAGGCACTGGAGCAACAAAAATCCATTATCAATTCTAAGAATCTACCGAAACTTGGAGCTTTTGCTCAAGGCGGATACGGCAAACCGGGGTTCAATATGTTGAAAAATGAATTTGATGTATTCTACATCGGTGGAATCCGGCTTAATATCCCAATCACAGGACTTTATACAAAAAAAAATGATTTGGCTTTAATTGATATTCAGCAGCAGGAAATTGAAGTTCAACGGGAAAACTTCCTGTTCAACCAGCAGTTTCAGACTTTACAAAATAACAATGAACTCGATAAGATTCAGCAACTTATCGAAAAAGACAGCGAACTGATTACCCTTCGAGAAAGCATCAAAAAAGCATCTCTCGCCCAATTGGAAAACGGCGTTATCACCACCAGCGATTACTTGCGCGAAGTAAACGAACTCGACCGCGCCAAAAACCAAAAAATCTTGCATGAAATACAATATCTGTTGACCCTGTATAATTTGAAAGCACAACTTAATAATTAA
- a CDS encoding NADH-quinone oxidoreductase subunit N: MSVLIIVFITAIVALFAGVFEQGKFSRYIGILGLIIAFYVSFLPEHSFFLQYKSMFEFGLNAALFTKIAIVILILLFFLGSFAFTNHRRHQSELYALMMFSLCGAIVMFGFQNIVTLFLGIEILSIPLYVLAGSNKNDLRSNEASVKYFLMGAFATGFLLFGIALVYGSSGSFDLYKIHEYGIAQGNNTLFIMGAILMLCALAFKTSMAPFHMWSPDVYQGSPSLITAFMMSVVKIAAFYAFFKIMTIAFTGITGDWINIVGVMIIITLFLANVMGLAQSNAKRMLAYSSVSHVGYLGLIFFGMNSLSSYNLAFYLFAYSLATVGVMMTLIWVEKLKRETSYSAFNGLGHTEPILAVTAAVSLLSMAGIPLTAGFMGKFAVFAQAIEKAPFLVLVAILGSALSIAYYLRIIMAMFFPKESSFKTAEKVTLTYNIVAVFIVVALIAIGIFPDLFAKQFGL, translated from the coding sequence ATGAGCGTTTTAATAATTGTATTCATTACCGCCATCGTTGCATTGTTTGCCGGCGTTTTCGAACAGGGTAAATTTTCGAGATACATTGGTATTCTGGGGTTGATCATCGCATTTTATGTGAGTTTCCTTCCGGAACATTCGTTTTTCCTTCAGTACAAATCCATGTTCGAATTTGGGCTGAACGCTGCGTTGTTCACCAAAATCGCCATCGTAATCCTCATCCTGCTTTTCTTTTTGGGAAGTTTTGCCTTTACCAACCACCGTCGTCATCAGTCGGAGCTTTATGCTTTGATGATGTTTTCTTTATGTGGCGCAATCGTGATGTTTGGATTCCAGAATATTGTGACGCTCTTCCTGGGAATTGAGATTCTTTCGATCCCGCTCTACGTTTTGGCGGGTTCCAACAAGAATGATTTGCGCTCCAACGAAGCGTCTGTGAAATATTTCCTGATGGGTGCATTTGCGACAGGATTCCTACTCTTCGGAATAGCTTTGGTTTACGGAAGCTCAGGAAGTTTCGACCTCTACAAAATCCACGAATACGGAATTGCGCAAGGCAACAATACTTTGTTTATAATGGGTGCAATTCTGATGCTTTGTGCGCTCGCGTTCAAAACTTCAATGGCTCCGTTCCACATGTGGAGTCCCGACGTTTATCAGGGATCACCATCTTTAATCACGGCATTTATGATGTCGGTAGTGAAGATTGCCGCTTTCTACGCTTTCTTTAAAATAATGACAATCGCATTTACAGGAATTACCGGCGACTGGATCAATATCGTGGGAGTAATGATTATCATTACGTTGTTCCTTGCAAACGTAATGGGATTGGCGCAAAGTAATGCAAAGAGAATGTTGGCGTATTCTTCCGTTTCGCATGTTGGTTATCTGGGATTGATTTTCTTCGGGATGAACAGTCTTTCTTCCTACAATCTCGCGTTCTACCTTTTCGCATATTCCTTGGCGACAGTTGGCGTGATGATGACCTTAATCTGGGTTGAAAAACTTAAAAGAGAAACCTCCTACAGCGCCTTCAACGGTTTGGGACACACCGAACCGATTCTTGCAGTAACTGCTGCGGTATCATTGCTCTCAATGGCAGGAATTCCGTTAACAGCAGGGTTTATGGGGAAATTTGCAGTCTTCGCACAGGCAATTGAAAAGGCGCCGTTCCTGGTATTGGTTGCAATTTTAGGTTCAGCACTTTCGATCGCGTATTATTTAAGAATCATCATGGCGATGTTCTTCCCAAAAGAAAGCAGCTTCAAAACCGCAGAAAAAGTAACGCTCACCTACAATATTGTTGCAGTGTTCATCGTGGTTGCGCTCATCGCGATCGGTATTTTCCCGGATCTCTTTGCAAAGCAGTTTGGTCTGTAA
- a CDS encoding T9SS type A sorting domain-containing protein — protein sequence MKIISTHSQNPTPHPFSTVTNRFWLSVFTAFLLLVANSSMKAQTSVVVPDDNQGTSFIGPYANAGRTLQLLIDNTLLTSLNGKHIKSISFRLPASTATSWPTTDLTYNNYEVYLSDSVEPADRQLVFANNVVGTQTQVRTGPLVIPAGALTVGSNPNDFSFQINFDQTWLYEGTNLLIEIRHSGSGISSRTVHAAGTSAPGYGTLYSACWQSTASVLQGNFSYVQITAEESLGTSTVTIDSELQIFPNPVRDMIQIKSNLQIASYEIYNVNGQIITSNLMRLNNSKIDASQLPKGIYLLKLTDTKGNTQISKFIKN from the coding sequence ATGAAAATTATCTCTACACATTCACAAAATCCGACTCCTCATCCTTTTTCAACAGTAACAAATCGGTTTTGGCTCAGCGTTTTCACAGCTTTTCTGCTGTTAGTTGCCAACAGTTCCATGAAAGCTCAAACCAGCGTGGTCGTTCCCGACGATAACCAGGGAACGTCGTTCATAGGACCGTATGCAAATGCGGGAAGAACGCTGCAGCTGCTTATTGACAATACATTGCTTACCTCACTCAACGGAAAACACATCAAGTCAATTTCTTTTAGATTACCAGCAAGTACAGCCACAAGTTGGCCGACTACGGACTTAACTTATAACAACTACGAAGTTTATTTGAGTGACAGTGTAGAACCTGCAGACAGACAGCTTGTCTTTGCCAATAATGTAGTCGGAACACAAACACAGGTACGAACCGGTCCATTGGTAATTCCAGCAGGAGCACTTACTGTTGGCTCGAATCCAAATGATTTCAGCTTTCAGATCAACTTTGATCAAACATGGCTATACGAAGGAACCAATCTCTTGATCGAGATCCGCCACAGCGGAAGCGGAATTTCATCCAGAACTGTTCACGCAGCGGGAACAAGCGCTCCGGGTTATGGCACACTCTACTCTGCTTGTTGGCAGTCAACAGCTTCTGTTTTGCAGGGCAATTTCTCTTATGTGCAGATTACCGCTGAAGAAAGTCTTGGAACAAGTACAGTTACAATTGACTCAGAGCTTCAGATATTTCCAAATCCAGTGAGAGACATGATCCAGATAAAATCAAATCTTCAAATTGCCTCTTATGAAATTTACAATGTGAACGGGCAGATTATCACTTCGAACCTGATGAGATTGAACAATTCTAAAATCGATGCGAGTCAACTTCCTAAAGGCATTTATCTACTTAAACTAACTGATACAAAAGGAAACACCCAAATTTCGAAATTTATCAAAAATTGA